In one window of Dethiosulfovibrio peptidovorans DNA:
- a CDS encoding DNA-binding transcriptional regulator: MVEKWKDRLTDQLCSALLALETEGEVYAFLEDIATIGEIRALSQRLEVARLLQGGYTYPQIAQQTGASTATISRVKKFLEYGADGYRIILDRLQPQDNGKA; this comes from the coding sequence ATCGTGGAAAAATGGAAGGATCGCCTTACTGATCAATTGTGCTCTGCTCTGCTCGCCCTTGAGACTGAGGGGGAGGTTTATGCTTTTTTGGAGGACATCGCCACCATCGGAGAGATCCGAGCCCTTTCCCAGAGGCTGGAGGTTGCACGACTCCTTCAGGGAGGATACACCTATCCTCAGATCGCCCAACAGACCGGTGCCAGTACAGCCACCATCAGCCGGGTCAAAAAATTTCTGGAATATGGCGCCGACGGATACAGGATCATTCTCGACCGTCTTCAGCCCCAGGATAACGGCAAGGCATAA
- the thyX gene encoding thymidylate synthase (FAD) — protein MRVDLMYTTPDYLLAIWSAGRTCHSPRLPQELYRDSVERESMKKFVDFIIKAEHLSVMEHCSMTFAVSSVSRTLLAQYSRHRIGVSLSVQSQRYVSERSESGGLFDHRVPPSVMASPEAMAVFSQAMDQAQAAYDRLLDQGIPREDARFILPGAAGTNFVTTLNLRSFMDMYQKRVMVRGAQWEIRSLLLEMRRLLVEKEPWLASYLEIPLEVIS, from the coding sequence ATGAGAGTCGACCTGATGTATACGACCCCCGATTACCTGTTGGCTATCTGGTCAGCGGGGCGCACTTGTCATAGCCCTCGTTTGCCGCAGGAGCTCTATAGGGATTCTGTGGAGCGGGAGTCCATGAAAAAATTCGTCGATTTTATCATCAAAGCTGAACATCTGAGCGTTATGGAGCACTGCTCCATGACATTTGCTGTTTCCAGCGTCTCCCGAACCTTGTTGGCTCAGTACAGCCGCCACAGAATCGGGGTGAGCCTCAGCGTCCAGAGTCAGAGATATGTCTCGGAACGATCCGAGTCGGGAGGTCTTTTCGACCATCGAGTGCCGCCGTCTGTCATGGCATCGCCTGAAGCTATGGCTGTTTTCTCTCAGGCCATGGATCAGGCTCAGGCGGCGTATGATCGTCTTCTGGATCAGGGGATTCCTCGGGAGGACGCTCGATTTATCCTTCCCGGTGCTGCTGGGACGAACTTCGTTACCACGTTGAATCTCCGTTCATTCATGGATATGTATCAAAAACGGGTGATGGTTCGGGGCGCTCAGTGGGAAATTCGATCCCTTCTGTTGGAGATGCGAAGGCTTCTCGTGGAGAAGGAACCGTGGCTTGCTTCCTACCTTGAAATCCCGTTGGAGGTGATCTCATGA
- a CDS encoding peptide chain release factor 1 yields MKLDRKLQEIVSAHQEIEHKMADPAVTGKPKELQELSKRHAELSEIVEAYRLYREIDEELRGARELSESADAEMALLAREEIHRLEPLLEEQERRMTLSLLPKDADDGKNVVVEIRAGTGGEEAALFAADLYRMYSRFAEGRRWSVEILDANETEIGGYKEIVFTVSGHGVYSELKYESGVHRVQRVPATESGGRIHTSAATVAVLPEAEEVDVEIRQEDLKIDTYRASGAGGQHVNMTDSAVRITHLPTGLVVTCQDERSQIKNRVRAMAFLRTKLYDMEQQRRQDAEAQERRGQIGSGDRSERIRTYNYPQNRLTDHRIGLTLYKLESVLEGNMGELVEALRVADQTERLKALDGR; encoded by the coding sequence GTGAAGCTGGATCGTAAACTCCAGGAGATCGTCTCGGCTCATCAGGAGATTGAGCACAAGATGGCCGATCCTGCTGTAACTGGTAAGCCCAAAGAGCTTCAGGAACTGAGTAAACGTCATGCCGAGCTCTCGGAGATCGTCGAGGCCTATAGGCTCTATCGGGAGATCGATGAGGAGCTCCGTGGTGCCCGGGAACTGAGCGAGTCCGCCGATGCCGAGATGGCTCTTTTGGCCAGGGAGGAGATCCATCGTCTTGAACCTCTTCTTGAGGAACAGGAACGTCGAATGACTCTCTCGCTCCTTCCCAAGGACGCCGATGATGGAAAGAACGTGGTGGTCGAAATTCGAGCCGGAACCGGTGGTGAGGAAGCGGCTCTGTTTGCTGCCGATCTCTACCGGATGTACAGCCGATTTGCCGAGGGACGTCGTTGGTCTGTTGAGATTCTGGACGCCAACGAGACAGAAATCGGTGGGTATAAGGAAATTGTGTTCACCGTCTCCGGTCATGGGGTCTACAGCGAGCTCAAATACGAAAGTGGCGTCCATCGGGTCCAGCGGGTACCGGCCACAGAGTCGGGGGGACGCATTCACACATCTGCTGCAACTGTGGCTGTCCTTCCCGAGGCTGAGGAGGTGGATGTGGAGATCCGTCAGGAGGATCTGAAAATCGATACCTACAGAGCCAGTGGTGCTGGTGGCCAGCACGTGAACATGACCGACTCTGCCGTTCGGATTACTCACCTTCCCACTGGATTGGTGGTGACATGTCAGGACGAGCGCTCCCAAATCAAGAATCGCGTTCGGGCCATGGCCTTTCTTCGGACTAAGCTCTACGATATGGAGCAGCAGAGGCGTCAGGATGCCGAGGCCCAGGAGCGTCGGGGTCAGATCGGTTCCGGTGATCGTTCAGAACGGATACGGACGTACAATTATCCTCAAAACCGGCTGACCGATCACCGAATCGGTCTGACTCTGTATAAGCTTGAGTCCGTTCTTGAGGGGAACATGGGCGAGTTGGTGGAGGCTCTCAGAGTTGCCGATCAGACCGAGAGGCTTAAGGCATTGGATGGCCGATGA
- a CDS encoding 50S ribosomal protein L31: MKKEIHPKYGVCKVSCACGNSFETQATVDEIKVGVCSVCHPFYTGKKGRILSEAGRLEKFNKKYAGMDYGQREATE; the protein is encoded by the coding sequence ATGAAAAAAGAGATTCATCCCAAATACGGTGTGTGTAAGGTTTCCTGTGCCTGTGGCAACTCTTTTGAGACCCAGGCTACGGTGGACGAGATCAAGGTAGGTGTGTGTTCGGTCTGTCATCCTTTCTATACAGGCAAGAAGGGTAGGATTCTGTCTGAGGCCGGACGGTTGGAGAAATTCAACAAGAAGTACGCTGGGATGGACTACGGCCAGAGAGAGGCCACCGAGTAG
- the prmC gene encoding protein-(glutamine-N5) methyltransferase, release factor-specific, which translates to MADDRSLAVLRRRIEAELADAGIPRSSLDADLICTTVLGVSRSWLHCHGDEILSGEVIEVIERAGSRRSSREPLHYILGECPFCEHRFAVGAGCLIPRPETEFLVAAALETFDRGTFVDWGTGSGCIAGSILAARPESSALAVDRSPRALSVAWSNMRRLKVADRCLLWHCAVPERIPLNRCDMIVSNPPYIPTGDLDGLMDDVVRYEPTSALDGGEDGLDPYRVLLPWAEKVLRPGGWLWVEFGGKDQEPILSAIGSPGLSLQAVRPDLSGEPRLMGWRRV; encoded by the coding sequence ATGGCCGATGATCGGTCTTTGGCTGTCCTGCGGAGACGCATTGAAGCTGAACTGGCCGATGCAGGAATCCCCAGGTCTTCTCTGGACGCTGATCTCATCTGTACGACCGTTCTGGGAGTCTCTCGTTCATGGCTTCACTGTCACGGGGATGAGATTCTCTCCGGGGAGGTCATTGAGGTCATAGAAAGAGCTGGCTCACGCAGATCCTCTCGAGAGCCTCTTCACTATATTCTGGGCGAGTGCCCCTTCTGTGAACACCGGTTTGCCGTGGGGGCTGGGTGCCTGATTCCCCGCCCCGAGACCGAGTTTTTGGTGGCGGCTGCGTTGGAGACCTTCGATCGAGGAACGTTCGTCGATTGGGGGACGGGCTCAGGTTGTATTGCTGGATCGATCCTTGCCGCCAGGCCGGAGAGCTCGGCGTTGGCTGTGGATCGAAGTCCTCGAGCCCTGAGCGTAGCCTGGTCCAATATGAGGCGTCTGAAGGTGGCCGATCGATGTCTGCTGTGGCACTGTGCCGTCCCGGAACGTATCCCCCTGAATCGCTGCGACATGATCGTATCGAACCCACCGTATATCCCGACGGGCGACCTTGACGGGCTCATGGACGACGTCGTTCGATATGAGCCGACGTCGGCTCTGGATGGCGGGGAGGATGGTCTTGATCCCTACAGAGTACTTCTGCCCTGGGCTGAAAAAGTCCTTCGGCCTGGAGGCTGGTTGTGGGTTGAGTTTGGGGGAAAGGATCAGGAACCCATCCTCTCGGCGATTGGGTCGCCAGGACTGAGTCTTCAAGCGGTGCGTCCTGATCTCTCGGGAGAACCTCGCCTTATGGGATGGCGTCGTGTATAA
- a CDS encoding cell filamentation protein Fic, with protein sequence MSSIDEKSLKKAYDLFRSGDIQTIEVGTVRGLQEIHLYIFGGLYDFAGEIRESNISKGNFRFANSLYLKEVLSKIETLPQGSFDEIVEKYVEMNIAHPFMEGNGRSMRIWLDMMLKKELGHVVDWQRVDKTKYLQAMERSPVNDLEIKFLLKKHLTDKMDDREVVLKGIEQSYYYEGHEKLPG encoded by the coding sequence ATGAGTTCGATCGACGAAAAAAGCCTTAAAAAAGCATATGATCTCTTTAGGAGCGGTGATATACAGACCATCGAGGTTGGCACCGTCAGAGGGCTTCAGGAGATACATCTCTATATTTTCGGTGGATTGTACGACTTTGCTGGTGAGATCAGAGAATCAAATATCTCAAAGGGTAATTTCCGCTTTGCAAACAGTCTGTATCTGAAAGAGGTCTTGAGTAAGATAGAGACCCTACCTCAAGGCTCGTTTGACGAGATCGTTGAAAAGTACGTCGAGATGAACATCGCTCATCCATTTATGGAGGGCAACGGCAGATCCATGAGAATCTGGCTCGATATGATGTTGAAAAAAGAACTTGGACACGTTGTCGACTGGCAACGAGTGGACAAGACGAAATATCTTCAGGCGATGGAAAGAAGCCCTGTCAACGACTTGGAGATAAAGTTTCTTTTGAAGAAGCATTTGACTGATAAAATGGACGATAGAGAGGTTGTTTTGAAAGGGATTGAGCAGTCTTATTATTACGAAGGGCATGAAAAATTGCCTGGCTGA